In one window of Dokdonia sp. PRO95 DNA:
- a CDS encoding porin family protein: protein MKKIVVVAIAALFGTVAVQAQDEVSFGAKGGVNFATVGGDDFDDPDARTSFHFGGFVEVPISEKFSIQPEVYYSGQGYDIQSVDNGDDVEFQLDYINVPVLAKYYFVDGFYGEVGPQIGFNVNSEIDSNPDGDSGDISFNNDAINTVDFAVVGGLGYKLNNGLFFNARYNLGLSDVFSSEDLGGFDLDARNRVFMLGAGFAF from the coding sequence ATGAAAAAAATAGTAGTAGTAGCCATCGCAGCCTTATTTGGAACTGTAGCAGTTCAAGCACAAGACGAGGTGTCTTTTGGGGCAAAGGGAGGAGTTAACTTTGCAACCGTAGGAGGTGATGATTTTGATGATCCAGATGCAAGAACAAGTTTCCATTTTGGAGGATTTGTAGAAGTGCCTATCTCAGAGAAATTCTCAATACAGCCGGAGGTTTATTATTCGGGTCAAGGGTATGATATCCAGAGTGTTGATAACGGAGACGATGTTGAGTTTCAGCTAGATTATATTAATGTGCCAGTACTTGCAAAGTACTACTTTGTAGATGGGTTTTATGGGGAAGTAGGGCCACAAATAGGATTTAATGTAAATAGCGAGATCGATTCTAATCCTGATGGTGATTCTGGAGATATTAGCTTTAATAACGATGCCATAAACACGGTAGACTTTGCTGTTGTAGGTGGCTTAGGATATAAACTTAACAATGGTTTATTTTTTAACGCACGTTATAATCTAGGACTTTCTGACGTTTTTAGTAGTGAAGATTTAGGAGGTTTTGACCTTGATGCTCGTAATAGAGTATTTATGTTAGGAGCTGGATTTGCATTCTAG
- the aroQ gene encoding type II 3-dehydroquinate dehydratase — protein sequence MKLLIINGPNLNMLGKREPEIYGTQTFEDYFTKLQFAYKDTELSYFQSNIEGELISKLHEANDTFDGVILNGAAYTHTSVGLGDAVASISTPVIEVHISNTFAREEFRHHSYLSKYAKGVIIGFGLRSYDLAIENFLMKD from the coding sequence ATGAAATTACTTATAATTAATGGCCCAAATTTAAATATGCTCGGTAAGCGTGAACCAGAAATTTATGGGACTCAAACATTTGAAGACTATTTTACAAAACTTCAATTTGCATATAAGGATACAGAGCTTAGCTATTTTCAAAGTAATATAGAAGGAGAGCTCATTTCAAAATTGCACGAAGCAAATGATACATTTGATGGAGTGATTTTAAATGGTGCAGCTTATACGCATACCTCTGTGGGATTAGGGGATGCCGTAGCATCTATAAGTACACCTGTTATAGAAGTTCACATTTCAAACACATTTGCTAGAGAAGAGTTTAGGCATCATTCTTACTTGTCAAAATACGCAAAAGGGGTAATTATAGGTTTTGGTCTTAGAAGTTATGATCTCGCCATTGAGAACTTTTTGATGAAGGATTAA
- a CDS encoding M24 family metallopeptidase, with protein sequence MKALLLLLLLPFTCMYGQILTERDRADVIDEVLADRFDNLLPTLMDRSDIDMWVVISREYNEDPVIKTMLPSTWLNARRRTILVFYRNKEENTIEKLAVARYNVGKNIISAWDKEKQPDQWARLLEIIEERNPSKIGLNYSDNFGLADGIVKTDYEAFISKLSPAQQAKVVSAQNLAVGWLETRTALEMKYFEQLVDVTHDIIKDAFSYKVIVPGVTTTDDVVWYLRQRVTDMGLETWFHPTVDIQRSEEKLESHIVSFSNRPEGKVIQKGDLLHCDFGITYLRLNTDCQQHAYVLKDDEKEVPAFLSKAFADGNRVQDVLASNFKTGKTGNEILLKSLKEARAEGLVPSIYTHPLGHYGHAAGPTIGMWDSQGGVPGTGDYKLYENTAYAIELNTTVTIPEWNKDIRIMLEEAGFWGEDGFRYVSGRQEEILIVK encoded by the coding sequence ATGAAAGCATTACTATTACTTTTACTACTTCCATTTACATGCATGTACGGTCAGATTTTAACAGAACGCGATAGGGCAGATGTAATCGATGAGGTATTGGCAGATAGATTTGATAATCTGTTACCTACTTTAATGGATCGCTCAGATATCGATATGTGGGTTGTGATTTCTCGAGAGTATAATGAAGATCCAGTTATAAAAACCATGCTTCCTTCTACCTGGCTCAATGCGAGAAGAAGAACCATATTAGTTTTTTATAGAAATAAAGAAGAGAACACAATTGAAAAGCTAGCAGTCGCTAGATACAACGTAGGGAAGAATATCATCTCTGCATGGGATAAAGAAAAACAACCAGATCAATGGGCACGTCTTCTAGAGATTATAGAAGAGCGCAACCCTTCAAAAATTGGTCTTAATTATTCTGATAATTTTGGTCTTGCAGATGGAATTGTAAAGACAGATTATGAGGCATTTATATCAAAATTATCTCCTGCCCAACAAGCAAAAGTAGTCTCTGCACAAAATCTAGCTGTAGGATGGCTAGAAACACGCACGGCACTTGAAATGAAATATTTTGAACAGCTAGTAGATGTGACTCATGATATTATAAAGGATGCCTTTAGCTATAAAGTGATTGTCCCAGGTGTTACAACTACAGATGATGTGGTGTGGTACTTACGCCAGCGAGTTACAGATATGGGACTGGAAACATGGTTTCACCCTACAGTTGATATCCAGCGATCTGAAGAAAAATTAGAGAGTCATATAGTATCATTTTCTAATAGACCAGAAGGTAAAGTAATCCAGAAGGGTGACTTGCTACACTGTGATTTTGGAATAACTTACTTACGACTCAATACAGATTGCCAGCAACACGCATACGTTTTAAAGGATGACGAGAAAGAAGTGCCAGCATTCTTGAGTAAGGCTTTTGCAGATGGTAATCGTGTGCAAGATGTGCTTGCCTCAAATTTTAAAACAGGTAAAACAGGTAATGAGATACTTTTAAAATCATTAAAAGAGGCTAGAGCAGAAGGTCTTGTTCCGTCTATTTACACGCATCCACTTGGACACTACGGTCATGCCGCTGGCCCTACGATCGGGATGTGGGATTCTCAAGGAGGGGTGCCAGGTACAGGAGATTACAAACTCTACGAGAACACGGCATATGCTATAGAACTTAATACAACAGTAACTATTCCGGAGTGGAATAAAGACATTAGAATTATGCTTGAGGAAGCAGGATTCTGGGGTGAAGATGGCTTTAGGTATGTTTCAGGAAGACAAGAGGAAATACTTATTGTAAAGTAG
- the xerD gene encoding site-specific tyrosine recombinase XerD: MKWETGISNYKSYLRIERGLSENTIDNYARDLKKLTRHLEQLDSAQDPITISKDDIQDFIYTIAKEVQARSQARIISGLKGFFNYLIFEDYRKDNPLDLIESPRLGRKLPDTLAEEEIDALISAINLSTPQGERNRAMLETLYSCGLRVTELISLKLSDLYFEEGFINVIGKGDKQRFVPISEHTQKYIDIYRNEIRTHIDVKPEHVDILFLNRRGRQLTRAMIFTIIKDLAVKAGIKKSISPHTFRHSFATHLLQNGADLRSIQQMLGHESITTTEIYMHVDRSDLARVMEKYHPRKDS; encoded by the coding sequence GTGAAATGGGAAACAGGCATATCAAACTATAAAAGCTACCTACGTATAGAACGTGGTCTCTCTGAGAACACTATAGACAATTATGCTCGAGACTTAAAGAAACTAACGCGCCATCTAGAGCAATTAGATAGTGCACAAGACCCTATTACTATATCTAAAGATGACATTCAAGATTTTATATATACCATAGCAAAGGAAGTACAAGCTAGATCACAAGCGCGTATCATCTCTGGACTTAAAGGTTTTTTTAATTACCTGATATTTGAAGATTATAGAAAAGATAATCCATTAGATCTTATAGAATCTCCTAGATTAGGTCGTAAACTTCCAGACACATTAGCTGAAGAGGAAATAGACGCTCTTATTTCCGCCATTAATCTCTCTACGCCTCAGGGAGAACGTAATCGCGCAATGCTAGAAACACTCTATTCTTGCGGACTTCGAGTAACAGAATTAATAAGCCTAAAACTTTCTGACTTATATTTTGAAGAAGGGTTTATAAATGTGATAGGTAAAGGAGACAAACAGCGCTTTGTCCCTATAAGTGAGCATACTCAAAAGTATATCGACATTTACCGTAATGAAATACGAACGCATATAGACGTCAAGCCAGAGCATGTAGATATTCTATTTTTAAATAGAAGAGGTCGCCAGCTCACACGTGCCATGATTTTTACAATCATAAAAGATCTCGCTGTAAAAGCTGGAATTAAGAAAAGTATTAGCCCGCATACGTTTCGTCACAGCTTTGCTACCCACCTTTTACAAAATGGCGCCGATTTGAGAAGTATTCAGCAAATGTTAGGTCACGAGAGCATCACAACTACCGAAATCTATATGCATGTAGACCGCAGTGATCTCGCTCGTGTGATGGAGAAATATCACCCTAGAAAGGACTCTTAG